One Bombus pascuorum chromosome 4, iyBomPasc1.1, whole genome shotgun sequence DNA segment encodes these proteins:
- the LOC132905842 gene encoding tryptophan--tRNA ligase, mitochondrial isoform X2 → MVSKSDYPKRIFSAIQPTGNLHVGNYLGAIQKWVQLQDSGENVIWSIVDMHSITLPHDPRKLNDDILKMTATLLACGIDPNKSILFQQSTVDTHAQLSWILGCLTTLARLARLPQFKEKSQTLKDVPLSLYIYPVLQSADILLYKATHVPVGQDQVQHIQLAQELAIKFNKRFGNTFPVPHCLVNENASQRIKSLRDPSKKMSKSDQDPKGRLDILDKPEVLATKIKKAVTDCTSKVTYEPKTRPGVANLVTIHSMLSGKSPNQICSEVEELDTGKYKLVVADLVIEKLTPIREQFSRLIKEPVYLQEILRSGTERATDIASDCWCEVQNKIGFKNDILRENKSVQNIIRNK, encoded by the exons ATG gtTTCCAAAAGTGACTATCCAAAGAGAATATTTTCGGCAATTCAACCAACTGGAAACTTGCATGTAGGAAATTATCTTGGAGCTATACAAAAATGGGTACAATTACAAGATAGCggagaaaatgttatttggaGCATTGTAGATATGCACTCTATTACTTTACCACAT gatccgagaaaattaaatgatGACATACTTAAAATGACGGCAACATTACTAGCATGTGGTATTGATCCAAATAAGAgcatattatttcaacaatcTACTGTGGATACACACGCACAACTGTCCTGGATTTTGGGGTGTCTAACAACTTTAGCAAGACTAGCTCGCTTACCTCAATTCAAAGAGAAAAGTCAGACATTAAAAGATGTCCCACtaagtttatatatttatcctGTTCTACAAAGTGCTGATATATTGCTGTATAA AGCAACACATGTTCCAGTTGGACAAGATCAAGTTCAACACATTCAATTAGCACAAGAGTTAGCcattaaattcaataaaagaTTTGGAAATACTTTTCCAGTGCCTCATTGTTTAGTTAAtg AAAATGCAAGTCAACGTATAAAATCTCTTCGTGATCCTTCAAAGAAAATGTCAAAGTCTGACCAAGATCCAAAGGGCAGATTAGATATACTAGATAAGCCAGAAGTATTGgcaacaaaaataaagaaggcagTTACCGATTGTACATCGAAGGTAACTTATGAACCAAAAACACGGCCTGGTGTTGCAAATTTAGTTACTATCCATTCCATGCTTAGTGGAAAATCACCAAATCAAATATGTTCTGAAGTAGAAGAATTAGATACTGGAAA ATATAAATTAGTGGTAGCGGATTTagttatagaaaaattgaCTCCTATTCGTGAACAATTTTCAAGATTAATTAAGGAACCAGTTTATTTGCAAGAAATTTTGAGAAGCGGTACAGAAAGGGCAACAGATATAGCTAGTGATTGTTGGTGTGAAGTTCAAAATAAAATCGGCTTCAAAAATGACATTCttcgtgaaaataaatcagtacaaaatataatacgcaataaataa
- the LOC132905842 gene encoding tryptophan--tRNA ligase, mitochondrial isoform X1: MYKRLKSVNTLRRNTFKCITTKEYSQKVSKSDYPKRIFSAIQPTGNLHVGNYLGAIQKWVQLQDSGENVIWSIVDMHSITLPHDPRKLNDDILKMTATLLACGIDPNKSILFQQSTVDTHAQLSWILGCLTTLARLARLPQFKEKSQTLKDVPLSLYIYPVLQSADILLYKATHVPVGQDQVQHIQLAQELAIKFNKRFGNTFPVPHCLVNENASQRIKSLRDPSKKMSKSDQDPKGRLDILDKPEVLATKIKKAVTDCTSKVTYEPKTRPGVANLVTIHSMLSGKSPNQICSEVEELDTGKYKLVVADLVIEKLTPIREQFSRLIKEPVYLQEILRSGTERATDIASDCWCEVQNKIGFKNDILRENKSVQNIIRNK, translated from the exons ATGTACAAGAGACTGAAGAGCGTTAACACGCTTCGAAGAAATACTTTCAAATGCATAACTACGAAAGAGTACAGTCAAAag gtTTCCAAAAGTGACTATCCAAAGAGAATATTTTCGGCAATTCAACCAACTGGAAACTTGCATGTAGGAAATTATCTTGGAGCTATACAAAAATGGGTACAATTACAAGATAGCggagaaaatgttatttggaGCATTGTAGATATGCACTCTATTACTTTACCACAT gatccgagaaaattaaatgatGACATACTTAAAATGACGGCAACATTACTAGCATGTGGTATTGATCCAAATAAGAgcatattatttcaacaatcTACTGTGGATACACACGCACAACTGTCCTGGATTTTGGGGTGTCTAACAACTTTAGCAAGACTAGCTCGCTTACCTCAATTCAAAGAGAAAAGTCAGACATTAAAAGATGTCCCACtaagtttatatatttatcctGTTCTACAAAGTGCTGATATATTGCTGTATAA AGCAACACATGTTCCAGTTGGACAAGATCAAGTTCAACACATTCAATTAGCACAAGAGTTAGCcattaaattcaataaaagaTTTGGAAATACTTTTCCAGTGCCTCATTGTTTAGTTAAtg AAAATGCAAGTCAACGTATAAAATCTCTTCGTGATCCTTCAAAGAAAATGTCAAAGTCTGACCAAGATCCAAAGGGCAGATTAGATATACTAGATAAGCCAGAAGTATTGgcaacaaaaataaagaaggcagTTACCGATTGTACATCGAAGGTAACTTATGAACCAAAAACACGGCCTGGTGTTGCAAATTTAGTTACTATCCATTCCATGCTTAGTGGAAAATCACCAAATCAAATATGTTCTGAAGTAGAAGAATTAGATACTGGAAA ATATAAATTAGTGGTAGCGGATTTagttatagaaaaattgaCTCCTATTCGTGAACAATTTTCAAGATTAATTAAGGAACCAGTTTATTTGCAAGAAATTTTGAGAAGCGGTACAGAAAGGGCAACAGATATAGCTAGTGATTGTTGGTGTGAAGTTCAAAATAAAATCGGCTTCAAAAATGACATTCttcgtgaaaataaatcagtacaaaatataatacgcaataaataa
- the LOC132905839 gene encoding reticulon-4-interacting protein 1, mitochondrial isoform X2, with the protein MLKRITLNLKSNIGSIQSRFVSNVLAKYKENVEDKMQAWQIHSYGGLEELKLSNVRIPVIAKPTDILVKVEASSVNSIDIAMTRYGAVMLNLMRKARNLTSGQYSELELPLTLGRDFSGIVVSKGHGVGDRLMLGDEVWGVVPVEQQGCHAGYVVVDNTSVSLRPRNLSYIEAASILYAGLTAWSALWITGALCYKTRMATRRNNRVLVIGGSGGVGTIAVQLLKAWNMHVITTCSSDAVNMVQKLGPDVVIDYKLDDADSRIIAEGPYNIILDCANQGPDQIRLRGYPHSTYITLNSPVLKNTDQHGLIVGTVKNIGELVKYNIPIENKSTVKWGFFIPSATGIKTLKEFVESGKVVPVVKKVYQFQDLPLAYDRVTQGHLRGKLVIDMR; encoded by the exons atgttaaaaagaatAACGCTAAAtctaaaatcaaatattggaaGCATACAATCTCGGTTTGTTAGTAATGTATTAGccaaatataaagaaaatgttgAGGACAAAATGCAAGCTTGGCAAATTCACTCATACGGTGGTTTAGAAGAATTAAAACTTTCAAATGTTAGGATTCCAGTGATTGCTAAACCAACAGATATTCTTGTCAAAGTTGAAGCCTCTAGTGTAAACTCCATAGATATAGCTATGACAA GATATGGCGCAGTAATGTTAAATTTAATGAGAAAAGCTAGAAATCTTACCAGTGGACAATACAGTGAATTAGAATTGCCATTAACTTTAGGTAGAGATTTTTCTGGCATAGTAGTGTCAAAAGGACATGGTGTTGGAGATAGATTAATGTTAGGTGATGAAGTATGGGGTGTAGTTCCTGTGGAACAACAAGGTTGTCATGCTGGTTATGTAGTTGTTGATAATACATcg GTCAGTCTACGACCTAGAAATTTATCATACATCGAGGCAGCCAGTATATTGTACGCTGGCCTTACAGCATGGTCTGCATTATGGATTACTGGTGCGTTGTGTTATAAAACTAGAATGGCTacaagaagaaataatagagTCCTAGTAATAGGTGGTTCAGGAGGAGTAGGAACTATAGCAGTACAACTTTTAAAGGCTTGGAACATGCAT GTTATTACTACATGCAGCAGTGATGCTGTAAATATGGTACAAAAGCTTGGACCTGATGTTGtaattgattataaattagaCGATGCTGATTCAAGAATTATTGCAGAGGGACC ctataatataattttggaTTGCGCTAATCAAGGGCCAGATCAAATACGATTAAGGGGTTACCCCCATAGTACTTATATAACTTTGAATTCTCCGGTACTAAAAAATACCGATCAACATGGATTAATTGTGGGTACAGTAAAGAATATAGGAGAGCtggtaaaatataatattccaattgaaaataaaagtacagtGAAATGGGgattttttattccttctgCAACAGGAATAAAGACACTTAAAGAATTTGTTGAAAGTGGAAAG GTGGTTCCTGTGGTTAAGAAAGTCTACCAATTTCAAGATTtaccattagcttatgatAGAGTAACTCAAGGTCATTTACGAGGTAAATTGGTTATTGATATGAGATAG
- the LOC132905839 gene encoding reticulon-4-interacting protein 1, mitochondrial isoform X3, translating to MLNLMRKARNLTSGQYSELELPLTLGRDFSGIVVSKGHGVGDRLMLGDEVWGVVPVEQQGCHAGYVVVDNTSVSLRPRNLSYIEAASILYAGLTAWSALWITGALCYKTRMATRRNNRVLVIGGSGGVGTIAVQLLKAWNMHVITTCSSDAVNMVQKLGPDVVIDYKLDDADSRIIAEGPYNIILDCANQGPDQIRLRGYPHSTYITLNSPVLKNTDQHGLIVGTVKNIGELVKYNIPIENKSTVKWGFFIPSATGIKTLKEFVESGKVVPVVKKVYQFQDLPLAYDRVTQGHLRGKLVIDMR from the exons ATGTTAAATTTAATGAGAAAAGCTAGAAATCTTACCAGTGGACAATACAGTGAATTAGAATTGCCATTAACTTTAGGTAGAGATTTTTCTGGCATAGTAGTGTCAAAAGGACATGGTGTTGGAGATAGATTAATGTTAGGTGATGAAGTATGGGGTGTAGTTCCTGTGGAACAACAAGGTTGTCATGCTGGTTATGTAGTTGTTGATAATACATcg GTCAGTCTACGACCTAGAAATTTATCATACATCGAGGCAGCCAGTATATTGTACGCTGGCCTTACAGCATGGTCTGCATTATGGATTACTGGTGCGTTGTGTTATAAAACTAGAATGGCTacaagaagaaataatagagTCCTAGTAATAGGTGGTTCAGGAGGAGTAGGAACTATAGCAGTACAACTTTTAAAGGCTTGGAACATGCAT GTTATTACTACATGCAGCAGTGATGCTGTAAATATGGTACAAAAGCTTGGACCTGATGTTGtaattgattataaattagaCGATGCTGATTCAAGAATTATTGCAGAGGGACC ctataatataattttggaTTGCGCTAATCAAGGGCCAGATCAAATACGATTAAGGGGTTACCCCCATAGTACTTATATAACTTTGAATTCTCCGGTACTAAAAAATACCGATCAACATGGATTAATTGTGGGTACAGTAAAGAATATAGGAGAGCtggtaaaatataatattccaattgaaaataaaagtacagtGAAATGGGgattttttattccttctgCAACAGGAATAAAGACACTTAAAGAATTTGTTGAAAGTGGAAAG GTGGTTCCTGTGGTTAAGAAAGTCTACCAATTTCAAGATTtaccattagcttatgatAGAGTAACTCAAGGTCATTTACGAGGTAAATTGGTTATTGATATGAGATAG
- the LOC132905839 gene encoding reticulon-4-interacting protein 1, mitochondrial isoform X1 yields MLKRITLNLKSNIGSIQSRFVSNVLAKYKENVEDKMQAWQIHSYGGLEELKLSNVRIPVIAKPTDILVKVEASSVNSIDIAMTRGYGAVMLNLMRKARNLTSGQYSELELPLTLGRDFSGIVVSKGHGVGDRLMLGDEVWGVVPVEQQGCHAGYVVVDNTSVSLRPRNLSYIEAASILYAGLTAWSALWITGALCYKTRMATRRNNRVLVIGGSGGVGTIAVQLLKAWNMHVITTCSSDAVNMVQKLGPDVVIDYKLDDADSRIIAEGPYNIILDCANQGPDQIRLRGYPHSTYITLNSPVLKNTDQHGLIVGTVKNIGELVKYNIPIENKSTVKWGFFIPSATGIKTLKEFVESGKVVPVVKKVYQFQDLPLAYDRVTQGHLRGKLVIDMR; encoded by the exons atgttaaaaagaatAACGCTAAAtctaaaatcaaatattggaaGCATACAATCTCGGTTTGTTAGTAATGTATTAGccaaatataaagaaaatgttgAGGACAAAATGCAAGCTTGGCAAATTCACTCATACGGTGGTTTAGAAGAATTAAAACTTTCAAATGTTAGGATTCCAGTGATTGCTAAACCAACAGATATTCTTGTCAAAGTTGAAGCCTCTAGTGTAAACTCCATAGATATAGCTATGACAA gaGGATATGGCGCAGTAATGTTAAATTTAATGAGAAAAGCTAGAAATCTTACCAGTGGACAATACAGTGAATTAGAATTGCCATTAACTTTAGGTAGAGATTTTTCTGGCATAGTAGTGTCAAAAGGACATGGTGTTGGAGATAGATTAATGTTAGGTGATGAAGTATGGGGTGTAGTTCCTGTGGAACAACAAGGTTGTCATGCTGGTTATGTAGTTGTTGATAATACATcg GTCAGTCTACGACCTAGAAATTTATCATACATCGAGGCAGCCAGTATATTGTACGCTGGCCTTACAGCATGGTCTGCATTATGGATTACTGGTGCGTTGTGTTATAAAACTAGAATGGCTacaagaagaaataatagagTCCTAGTAATAGGTGGTTCAGGAGGAGTAGGAACTATAGCAGTACAACTTTTAAAGGCTTGGAACATGCAT GTTATTACTACATGCAGCAGTGATGCTGTAAATATGGTACAAAAGCTTGGACCTGATGTTGtaattgattataaattagaCGATGCTGATTCAAGAATTATTGCAGAGGGACC ctataatataattttggaTTGCGCTAATCAAGGGCCAGATCAAATACGATTAAGGGGTTACCCCCATAGTACTTATATAACTTTGAATTCTCCGGTACTAAAAAATACCGATCAACATGGATTAATTGTGGGTACAGTAAAGAATATAGGAGAGCtggtaaaatataatattccaattgaaaataaaagtacagtGAAATGGGgattttttattccttctgCAACAGGAATAAAGACACTTAAAGAATTTGTTGAAAGTGGAAAG GTGGTTCCTGTGGTTAAGAAAGTCTACCAATTTCAAGATTtaccattagcttatgatAGAGTAACTCAAGGTCATTTACGAGGTAAATTGGTTATTGATATGAGATAG